One part of the Thermodesulfovibrio sp. 3462-1 genome encodes these proteins:
- a CDS encoding RNA ligase partner protein, with amino-acid sequence MIDFFCRKRKIVLDTSVFVNPDIRNFFGKSPEQAIEEFIKIAKKAKNLEFYIPSTVFKELMYFVDEKKIPKDFYFLIRIKSPDKHRSQCPAIFFYELVEEMRQRINKGLRVAENAVRNVTQKEPDEVIKDLRKKYREALREGIIDSKEDVDLIFLSMELKATLVTGDQGLIKWANKLGIEWIIPEKFKDFLLSTTR; translated from the coding sequence ATGATTGATTTTTTTTGTAGAAAACGAAAAATAGTTCTTGATACAAGCGTTTTTGTAAATCCTGATATAAGAAATTTTTTTGGTAAAAGTCCTGAACAGGCGATTGAAGAATTTATAAAAATAGCTAAAAAAGCTAAAAATCTTGAATTTTATATTCCCTCTACTGTTTTTAAGGAGTTAATGTATTTTGTTGATGAAAAAAAAATTCCGAAAGATTTTTATTTTTTAATCAGAATCAAATCTCCTGATAAACACAGAAGTCAGTGCCCGGCAATATTTTTTTATGAGCTCGTTGAAGAGATGAGGCAGAGAATAAATAAAGGCTTGAGAGTTGCAGAAAATGCTGTAAGAAATGTCACACAGAAAGAACCTGATGAAGTAATTAAAGATTTAAGAAAAAAATACAGAGAAGCACTCCGTGAAGGTATTATTGACAGTAAAGAAGATGTTGATCTCATATTTCTTTCTATGGAGCTTAAAGCAACACTGGTAACGGGTGATCAAGGTTTAATCAAATGGGCTAATAAACTCGGAATTGAATGGATTATCCCAGAAAAATTTAAAGACTTTTTACTTTCTACTACGAGATGA
- a CDS encoding site-specific integrase, translating to MGHGRRRDLEACKEVKFLQENNRRLRFLSKEECQTLINACDPHLRPIVICALNTGMRKSEFLNLKWDQVDLKHGFIFLDKTKNGERREIPINDTLRITFNGLLRRLDTPYVFYDPATGKPYQDVKRSFASACRRAKIQDFRFHDLRHTFASHLVMAGVDLTTVKELLGHKTLTMTLRYSHLHQAIKLKRWMCWIVCSDKNQLHKKCTIWRFSQMHKVCKLLKLFIMELRGVEPPTS from the coding sequence ATGGGACATGGTAGAAGAAGAGACCTTGAAGCGTGTAAGGAAGTTAAATTCTTACAAGAAAACAATAGACGTTTACGATTCTTATCCAAAGAAGAGTGTCAAACCCTTATCAATGCTTGTGATCCTCACCTGAGGCCTATTGTGATATGTGCTCTAAATACTGGTATGCGTAAGAGCGAATTTCTTAACCTTAAGTGGGATCAAGTTGATCTGAAGCATGGTTTTATCTTCCTTGATAAAACAAAGAATGGTGAAAGAAGGGAGATACCAATAAATGATACTCTTAGAATAACTTTTAATGGACTTTTAAGACGGCTTGATACACCTTACGTATTCTATGATCCTGCAACTGGTAAGCCTTACCAGGATGTTAAGCGATCCTTTGCTTCTGCATGTAGAAGAGCAAAGATTCAAGACTTTAGATTCCATGATCTAAGGCATACATTCGCTTCTCACCTTGTTATGGCAGGGGTTGATCTAACAACTGTAAAAGAACTTTTAGGCCATAAAACACTGACCATGACCTTAAGGTATTCTCACTTGCACCAAGCCATAAAATTAAAGCGGTGGATGTGCTGGATAGTGTGCTCGGACAAAAATCAACTGCACAAAAAGTGCACAATTTGGAGATTTTCGCAAATGCATAAGGTTTGTAAGTTATTGAAATTATTTATAATGGAGCTGAGGGGAGTCGAACCCCCGACCTCTTGA
- a CDS encoding acetyl-CoA carboxylase carboxyltransferase subunit alpha: MTYYLDFEKPIQELETKIEELKKLSDGSEIDLTQEIKRLNKKLKELKSEVYSNLTAWQKTQLARHPERPYTLDYISMIFEDFIELHGDRRFGDDPAVVAGIGKIDGASYAVIGHQKGRTIKERIYRNFGQAHPEGYRKALRVMKLAERFSMPVITMIDTPGAFPGIGAEERGQAEAIATNLMEMSLLKTPLIGIVIGEGGSGGALALSVCDKIFMLEHSVYSVISPEGCAAILWKKNSDVGVEDYMKAAEELKLTAQDLKKFGIIDDIIPEPLGGAHRQPHETGKRIKNRIISTAAELSKIPVEELIKKRYEKFRQIGNFWSSSRSRK, translated from the coding sequence ATGACTTATTATCTTGACTTTGAAAAACCCATACAGGAGTTAGAAACAAAAATTGAAGAACTGAAAAAGCTTTCAGATGGCAGTGAGATTGACCTTACTCAGGAGATAAAAAGGCTTAATAAAAAATTAAAAGAATTAAAATCTGAAGTTTACTCAAATCTTACAGCATGGCAGAAGACCCAGCTTGCGAGGCATCCTGAAAGACCTTACACTCTTGATTACATTTCAATGATTTTTGAAGATTTTATTGAGCTTCACGGAGATCGCCGTTTTGGAGACGATCCTGCTGTAGTAGCAGGAATAGGTAAAATTGATGGTGCTTCTTATGCAGTTATAGGACATCAGAAAGGAAGAACAATAAAAGAAAGAATTTATCGAAACTTTGGTCAGGCTCATCCAGAAGGATACAGAAAAGCATTAAGAGTTATGAAACTGGCAGAAAGATTTTCAATGCCTGTCATTACAATGATTGATACTCCGGGTGCTTTTCCAGGGATAGGCGCTGAAGAAAGAGGTCAGGCTGAGGCAATTGCAACAAATCTTATGGAGATGTCTTTGCTGAAAACACCTTTGATTGGGATTGTAATAGGTGAGGGTGGAAGTGGAGGCGCCCTTGCGCTCAGTGTGTGTGACAAAATTTTTATGCTTGAACATTCTGTTTATTCAGTTATATCTCCTGAAGGATGTGCAGCTATACTGTGGAAAAAGAATTCTGATGTGGGAGTGGAAGACTATATGAAGGCAGCGGAAGAACTCAAGCTTACAGCCCAAGATCTGAAGAAATTCGGGATCATTGATGATATAATTCCTGAACCACTTGGTGGAGCTCACAGACAACCGCATGAAACAGGTAAAAGAATCAAAAACAGAATAATCAGCACCGCAGCAGAACTTAGTAAAATACCAGTAGAAGAACTTATTAAAAAAAGATACGAAAAATTCAGGCAAATTGGAAATTTCTGGAGTTCATCTCGTAGTAGAAAGTAA
- a CDS encoding DNA polymerase III subunit alpha, which yields MSIHEFVHLHVHTEYSLLDGAIRIDELVEQAKKYNMPAVAITDHGNLFGVVEFYKKATKAGIKPIIGCEVYVAPQSRFDKTKIKAPGMPEEASFHLTLLVENEEGYRNLTRLVTLAYTEGFYYKPRIDMELLNQYYRGLIALSGCLKGEIPHSIVHGNIDRAEKTAKELKDLFGENFFLEIQSNSLVEQEIANKGLIEISKKFNIPLVATNDCHYLYRSDARAHEILLCIQTGKTIKDETRLKFQTDEFYFKSPEEIYSAFIEIPQALKNTLEIADRCNFHFKLGEYKLPKYHVPDGYSAEEYLKQLAQEGLKERFNGNIPEDYINRLEEELKVITKMGFASYFLIVWDFINYARRKKIPVGPGRGSVAGSLVAYALKITDIDPIKYGLLFERFLNPERISMPDIDVDFCKDRREEVIKYVTEKYGVDRVAHIITFGTMAARAVVRDVGRALNIPYGDVDKIAKMIPFACPSLQQALNLEPRLKELYDKSETIKELIDIALRLEGLVRHSSQHAAGVVISPEPLEDIMPLYKNPGEETVISQFDMKALEDIGLLKFDFLGLKTLTVIDDTIKYVKAQGKELKLENIPLDDKETYQLLCSGQTTGVFQLESRGMRELLKRVEPQRFEDLIALVALYRPGPLGSGMVDDFIKRKKGLVPIHYDLPELKEILDETYGVILYQEQVMKIANKIAGFTMGQADVLRKAMGKKIPELLMSLKEEFVQGAIRNGVTQDKAEALFNIMAAFAEYGFNKSHSAAYAYLAYITAYLKVHYPKEFFAANLSNEMGDTNKIVKFINECKAWGIEIKGPDINESDRVFTVRENSIRFGLEAVKGVGGSALQCILNERKKKKFTSMTDFLSRVDTRKVNKKVIESLIKAGAFDSLYPQYTANQARAIAMHELLSFKGNKLPGGLFFNEQIIEPWDNETVLSEEKTALGFYLTGHPMKPLRAVLNRMGICTIADIFDTAEDEIIEIEQEQEIKIAGIVEEVKSKAKEKGVTAYITIEDETGRVEVVIYPELFKKCSNILTEKNSIIINGIVFKSPDSTKFLARQIEDMKNLDLKIKYELSVDCSDMEKAYKTLKEIRQCLEETRNGEGKVYICLNLADCHVIILSPFEPCLDFETKIQKIENCQVRIL from the coding sequence ATGAGCATTCATGAGTTTGTCCATCTTCATGTACATACAGAATATAGTCTCCTTGATGGAGCAATAAGAATTGATGAATTAGTTGAACAGGCAAAGAAATACAATATGCCTGCTGTGGCAATAACTGATCATGGAAATCTTTTTGGAGTAGTGGAATTTTATAAAAAAGCCACTAAAGCAGGGATAAAACCTATTATAGGTTGTGAGGTATATGTAGCTCCTCAGAGTCGTTTTGATAAAACAAAGATAAAAGCACCAGGAATGCCAGAGGAAGCATCATTTCATCTTACTTTGTTGGTGGAAAACGAGGAAGGATACAGGAATCTTACCCGACTTGTTACTCTGGCTTATACTGAAGGGTTTTACTACAAACCAAGAATTGATATGGAGCTTTTAAATCAATACTATAGAGGACTTATTGCTCTTTCTGGATGTCTTAAAGGAGAAATCCCACACAGTATTGTTCATGGAAACATTGATAGAGCTGAAAAGACAGCAAAAGAATTAAAAGACCTATTTGGAGAGAACTTTTTCCTTGAAATCCAGTCAAACAGCCTTGTTGAACAGGAGATTGCAAATAAAGGATTAATTGAGATTTCAAAAAAATTTAATATTCCTTTGGTTGCTACCAATGACTGTCACTATCTTTACAGGTCAGATGCAAGGGCACATGAAATTCTGCTTTGCATCCAGACTGGCAAAACTATAAAAGACGAAACAAGACTGAAGTTTCAAACAGACGAGTTTTACTTTAAATCTCCAGAGGAGATTTATTCAGCATTTATTGAAATTCCTCAGGCACTGAAAAATACTCTTGAGATTGCAGATAGATGTAACTTCCATTTTAAACTTGGTGAATACAAGCTTCCAAAATACCATGTTCCCGACGGATACTCAGCAGAAGAATATTTAAAACAACTTGCTCAGGAAGGATTAAAAGAGAGATTTAATGGCAATATCCCTGAGGATTATATAAATCGTCTGGAAGAAGAACTCAAAGTTATAACAAAAATGGGTTTTGCTTCATATTTTCTCATTGTATGGGATTTTATAAATTATGCGAGAAGAAAAAAAATCCCTGTTGGACCTGGAAGGGGTTCAGTAGCAGGAAGCCTTGTTGCTTATGCACTCAAGATTACCGATATAGATCCCATAAAATACGGGCTACTTTTTGAAAGATTTTTAAATCCTGAAAGAATAAGCATGCCTGATATTGATGTGGATTTCTGTAAGGACAGAAGAGAGGAAGTAATTAAATATGTTACAGAAAAATATGGAGTTGACAGAGTTGCACACATTATAACTTTTGGAACAATGGCTGCAAGAGCAGTTGTAAGAGATGTGGGGAGAGCATTAAACATTCCCTATGGTGATGTAGATAAAATTGCCAAAATGATACCATTTGCATGTCCATCTTTACAGCAAGCTTTAAATTTAGAACCAAGACTCAAGGAACTTTACGATAAATCTGAAACGATAAAAGAATTAATTGACATAGCTTTAAGACTTGAAGGACTTGTAAGACACTCATCTCAACATGCTGCAGGCGTTGTTATTTCTCCTGAGCCTCTTGAAGATATAATGCCGCTTTATAAAAATCCAGGTGAAGAGACTGTAATAAGCCAGTTTGATATGAAAGCCCTGGAAGATATTGGATTGCTTAAATTTGACTTTTTAGGTCTTAAAACCCTCACTGTTATTGATGACACAATAAAATATGTTAAAGCTCAGGGTAAAGAGCTGAAATTAGAAAACATTCCTCTTGATGATAAGGAAACATATCAACTTCTTTGTTCAGGACAGACAACAGGAGTATTTCAGCTTGAAAGTAGAGGTATGAGAGAATTACTCAAGAGAGTAGAACCTCAGAGATTTGAGGACCTCATTGCCCTTGTAGCCTTATACAGACCCGGACCCCTTGGCAGTGGTATGGTTGATGATTTTATTAAAAGAAAAAAAGGACTGGTTCCCATTCATTACGATCTGCCAGAGCTAAAAGAAATACTTGATGAAACCTATGGAGTAATTCTTTATCAAGAGCAGGTTATGAAAATTGCCAATAAAATTGCAGGGTTTACAATGGGACAGGCAGATGTTTTAAGAAAGGCAATGGGTAAAAAAATTCCAGAACTGCTTATGAGTCTTAAGGAAGAGTTTGTTCAGGGAGCCATAAGAAACGGAGTGACACAGGACAAAGCAGAAGCTTTATTCAATATAATGGCAGCTTTCGCTGAGTATGGTTTTAATAAATCCCATTCTGCTGCCTATGCTTATTTAGCATACATTACAGCTTATTTAAAAGTTCATTATCCTAAAGAATTCTTTGCAGCAAACCTTTCAAATGAAATGGGAGATACAAATAAAATTGTTAAATTTATAAATGAATGCAAAGCATGGGGTATAGAAATTAAAGGACCTGACATAAACGAAAGCGACAGAGTCTTTACTGTAAGGGAAAATTCCATAAGATTCGGACTTGAAGCTGTCAAAGGAGTAGGAGGCTCTGCCCTTCAATGTATTCTCAATGAAAGGAAAAAGAAAAAATTTACATCAATGACTGATTTCCTGAGCAGAGTTGACACAAGAAAAGTTAACAAAAAAGTGATAGAATCCCTCATTAAAGCAGGAGCATTTGATTCTCTTTATCCTCAATACACTGCCAATCAGGCAAGAGCTATTGCAATGCATGAACTTTTATCCTTTAAAGGCAATAAACTACCTGGTGGATTATTTTTTAATGAGCAAATTATAGAGCCATGGGATAATGAAACTGTACTGAGTGAGGAAAAGACAGCGCTTGGTTTTTATCTTACAGGTCATCCAATGAAACCGCTGAGAGCAGTTTTGAATAGGATGGGGATCTGTACAATTGCTGATATTTTTGATACTGCAGAAGATGAGATTATTGAAATTGAACAGGAGCAGGAGATAAAAATAGCAGGCATTGTGGAAGAAGTAAAAAGTAAAGCAAAGGAAAAAGGTGTTACTGCTTACATAACAATAGAAGATGAGACAGGCAGGGTTGAGGTTGTAATTTATCCTGAACTTTTTAAAAAATGTAGCAATATTTTAACAGAAAAAAACTCAATTATCATTAATGGCATTGTATTTAAATCTCCTGATTCAACAAAATTTCTTGCAAGACAGATAGAAGATATGAAAAATCTGGATTTAAAAATAAAGTATGAATTAAGTGTTGACTGTTCAGACATGGAGAAAGCTTATAAAACTTTGAAAGAAATAAGACAATGTCTTGAAGAAACCCGTAATGGAGAAGGCAAAGTATATATATGTTTAAATCTTGCTGACTGTCATGTTATAATTTTAAGTCCTTTTGAACCGTGCCTTGATTTTGAAACAAAAATACAAAAAATTGAAAATTGTCAGGTGAGAATATTATGA
- a CDS encoding tetratricopeptide repeat protein: MSKFLIFLLLVFLTVIGLFAMENKEMVIIKVPFGASYEMPKIGLMLLSLSFGAFFVFIVFFIRDTSNLISKLQLQKKQKKEEKIKDYYAKALRDIMRDKVQEAKEALQEILKEEPEHVDALIRLGDLSMKEEDYKTALKYYKKAYELDPKNIVPLFSLENVMEKMNENELAIKYIEQIINLEPDSPLAHYKMRNILERLEKWEDLISLQKKILKLVPEYKKAEEEKKLVGYTYEYGRVNLESGEIEQAGRVFSSLINNYPEFVPAYLGMTEVILSKEGVKEAIEFLQKSYDNLKSKILLIRLEDLLISIGDPKRLIQFYFKAINEQPDDVELKFLLGRLYYRLEMIDDAIEILSSIDPAICSTPKLHCIKGYLYMRRNQITKAISEFKELCPETQVSTLSYLCRACHSTFEEWVGRCPVCGTWSSFEVDLRGCEILK, from the coding sequence ATGTCAAAATTTTTGATTTTTCTACTTCTTGTTTTTCTCACAGTTATCGGACTTTTTGCCATGGAAAATAAAGAAATGGTAATTATTAAAGTTCCATTTGGTGCATCTTATGAGATGCCAAAAATAGGATTAATGCTTCTTTCTTTAAGTTTTGGAGCCTTTTTTGTTTTTATTGTCTTTTTTATCAGAGACACAAGCAATCTGATAAGTAAACTTCAATTGCAAAAAAAGCAAAAAAAAGAAGAAAAAATAAAGGATTACTATGCAAAGGCACTGAGAGACATCATGAGGGACAAAGTTCAAGAAGCAAAAGAAGCTTTACAGGAGATATTGAAAGAAGAACCAGAACATGTAGATGCTCTCATAAGGCTTGGGGACCTGTCAATGAAGGAAGAAGACTATAAAACTGCACTTAAATATTACAAAAAAGCCTATGAACTTGATCCTAAAAATATTGTTCCTCTTTTTTCTCTGGAAAATGTTATGGAAAAAATGAATGAAAATGAACTCGCAATTAAATATATTGAACAGATCATAAATCTTGAACCAGATAGCCCTCTGGCACATTACAAAATGAGAAATATTCTGGAACGACTTGAAAAATGGGAAGATCTGATCAGTCTTCAGAAAAAGATTCTAAAACTTGTTCCTGAATATAAAAAAGCAGAGGAAGAAAAAAAACTTGTAGGATATACATACGAGTACGGGAGAGTAAACCTTGAATCTGGCGAGATTGAACAGGCAGGAAGGGTTTTTTCAAGCCTTATTAATAACTATCCTGAATTTGTACCTGCTTATCTTGGAATGACAGAGGTCATTCTTTCAAAAGAGGGAGTTAAGGAAGCAATTGAGTTTCTTCAGAAATCATACGACAATTTAAAATCAAAAATTTTGCTCATAAGACTTGAAGACTTACTTATCAGTATAGGTGATCCTAAAAGACTAATTCAATTTTACTTCAAAGCAATAAATGAGCAGCCTGATGATGTGGAGCTTAAATTTCTTCTTGGCAGACTTTATTATCGTTTGGAAATGATTGATGATGCCATAGAAATCTTGTCTTCTATAGATCCAGCCATATGTTCAACTCCAAAACTACATTGCATCAAAGGATATCTTTACATGAGAAGAAATCAGATAACGAAAGCTATCTCTGAATTTAAAGAACTTTGCCCTGAAACACAGGTATCAACCTTGTCTTATCTATGCAGGGCATGTCATTCAACATTTGAAGAATGGGTAGGAAGATGCCCTGTTTGTGGAACATGGAGTAGTTTTGAGGTTGACCTGAGAGGCTGTGAAATCCTGAAATGA